The window AGTACTCGATCGACAGGTCTGAATCCATGACTCGCAACAGCGCTTTGGCGAGATCGTTGAGGCTGGTCTCGACTTGACTCGCGATGTTGTAGACACCCTCGGTGATGTCGCTCGCGGACGCAAGCACATTGGCGCGCGCGATGTCCTCCGTGTAAGCGAAGTCCATCGTCTGACGCCCGTCGCCGAAGATCAGCGGTGGCTGACCGTCTGCGATGCGCTCCATCCAGCGGACCAGAACCTCGGTGTAGAGGCCGTGCACGTCCATGCGCGGGCCGTAGACGTTGAAGTACCGCAGGGCCACGTAGCGAAGGCCATTCATCGCGTGAAAGCTACGTAACATGCCCTCGTTGAAGCTCTTCGCGGCCCCGTAGAGGGTGTCGTTGTTGTGATGATGGTGCCGCTCGCCGGTGGGAAACTGCTCAGCCATTCCGTAAACCGAGGCCGACGACGCCGCGACCACCTTGTCGACCCCGTGCTGCGCTGCCGCCTCGAGTACCGAGAACGTGCCGTCGACGAGAACCTCCAGCGCCAGCCGTGGTTCTTCGGCGCACTGCGTGATCCTGATCGCCGCTTGGTGGAAGACGAGGTCGCAGCCCTTGGTGACGTCGTGCACCACGTCGACGTCGCGGATGTCTCCGATGACCAACTCCGTACGCGAATCCTCGAGGGCAGCAGCGAGATTCTCGCGTCGACCGCGTACCAGGTTGTCCAGGATCCGGACGTGCCCGACCCCCGCGTCGAGCAGTTGATCGACGACGGTCGAGCCGATGGTGCCTGCTGCGCCGGTCACCAGAACGGACGCGCCAGCTAGATTGCTCACGAGAGCACACCGTTCAGCAGCAAGTCCGCTTGTACGGGGCGCACCGGCTGGCCGTGACCAGTCAAACTCTCCGAGATCGCTTCGAGTACCGAAAGCACCCTCAATCCCGCCATGCCGTCGGTTCGCGGTGGCCGTTGCTCCCGGATCGCCGCGGCGAACTCGGTCACCATCGAGGACAGCGCCTCTGTCTCCGGTAGGGCAGGAACGGTGATGTCACCCAGTCGGTAGGACACTGCGGCGGTACGCCGCTTGTCCACGTCACCTACGTCGCGACTGGCGGCGAGGTCGATTCCACGATCGTGGATCGCCACCCGCTGATGCGGATTGAGGTCATCCCACACCAAGGTGCGGTGACTGCCGCCGATGACCATTCGCCGAATCTTGGTCGGCGACATCCAGTTTACGTTTACGTGCGCCACGGCCCGGTTGCCGAGCGGAATCGTCGCGTACCCGATACAGGCCTTCCCTGCGCCCAATGGATCGGCGCCGGTGGCGGATACGTGATCGGGAGTCAGAGCACCAGAAAGGGCGTAATCCAGAATGCCGAGATCGTGTGGAGCCAGATCCCAGAAGACGTCCACGTCTGGCTGGACGAGGCCGAGGTTGATCCGGGTCGAGTCGACGTAGAGGACGTGACCGAGAATGCCCTTGGCGATGATGTCGTGGATGTACTCGACAGCCGGGGTGTAGCAGTAGGTGTGGTCGACCATCAGCGTCAGTCCGGCCGCAGCACCGGCCTCGATCATCCTTGCCGCTTCGGCGGAGGACGGGGCCAACGGCTTTTCGACGACGACGTGCTTTCCTGCGTCGAAGGCTGCCAAGGTGAGCGCGGCATGGCTGTCCGCCGGAGTGGCGATCGCCACCGCGTCGATGTCATCGCGAGCGAGCAGTCGCTCGACGGACGTCTCGATCTCCACCGTCGAACGCGGCCCGACTATCGCCCTGGCCCGACGCTCGTCGAGGTCACACACCGCGACGAGGTCCCAGTCTGGAGAGCTACCGAAGTTGCGCACCAGCTTCGGTCCCCAGTAGCCCGCGCCGATGACGGCAATTCGATATCGCTGCTTCATCCTGTCATTCCCCCAATCGAGTCGGCAGGACATATGAATCTTCGCTAAATCTGCACCAACTCACACGGACACTGTAAAGCCCCTCGGCCGTTCACGCCAACCCTGAGAGTGATAATCTGGCTGCGACCTCGGTAATCCGATGAACTGACGGTGGTGACTATATGACTGAAATAGGGCGTGGCGAGGTCTTCGTGCATCCACACGGACTTTGCGAAAGTTCAGAGATTGGGCGCGGGACCAGGATCTGGGCGTTCGCTCACGTGCTCCATGGCGCAAAGGTTGGCAATGAATGCAACATTTGCAATCACGCCTACGTCGAGAACGGTGTGATCGTCGGCGACCGCGTGACGATCAAGAACCGCGTCCTGCTCTTCGAAGGCGTCACGGTGGAGGACGACGTCTTCCTCGGTCCCGGCGTGATCTTCACGAACGACCTGCATCCTCGCGCCTCCATCAAGCGAAGCGGGGCCGAGTTGAGCACGACGCTCGTTCGACGTGGCGCGACCCTGGGGGCTGGAGTCGTCGTGGTGTGCGGGATATCGATCGGCGAACACGCCTTCGCCGGGGCCGGCTCGGTCCTGACCCGCGACGTCCCTCCGTATGCCTTCGTGGTCGGCAACCCGGGGCGGATCATCGGATGGGCCTGCGAATGCGGTCTGCGCTTGCCCGAGAGCTTGGCATGCCCCTGCGGCCGTGATTACGTCCTCGGGGACATGGGGTTGGCCAGGAGGACGGAACACGTCGTCTGAGGCGGCAGGCGCCCGCCTCCGATCTCGGCGTGGGACACTCGACATAAAATTAGCTAGATTGTCCTCTGCTAGGACATCTCGCTTAACTAACTAACGCTCGCGCTAGTATTCATTTATTATTTCTACCTGGTAGTTCATCGATGGTCGACCTTCGCTGCGTGACGGGTTGCGCATTTTTGGCAATCCTCCTAATATTCCCTACGCCAAGGTGGGGATGCTGGCCGACACCAGATTGGGGAGGGCGACCGCCGTGGAAGTTACATCAGAAGCCAGTCAGCCACGGGGTCCTGTAGAGGGCACCCCGCGCCAAGAGTGTGTCGACAGCCCGTCGGTCAAAGGGCTTGACGAGGGAGTTATCACGCCGAAAGTCAGCGTCTGCATCCCCGTGTACAACAGCGTGGACACGATCGAGCGATGCATCGAAAGTGTTCTCGCGCAGACTTATCCGAATTTCGAATGCCTCGTGATCGACGACCATTCAGTCGACGGGACGGCAGAGGCAGTCGCGGCGTTCACCGATCCGCGCGTCCGACTCGTCCGCAACGACACGAACCTCGGCATGATCGGCAACCACAACAAATGCCTGCGCATCGCTCGCGGAGACCTCATTCAGTTCGTCGGCGGCGATGATTGGCTGCTCCCTCAATGCCTCGAGTCGCTGGTACCGGCCTTTGAGTCGCCGAACGTGGGAATGGCCTTCGCGCGGAGACGCGTCGAGACGACGAACACCTGGTGGAAGGAGCACTACGGAATTCTCGATGGTCCGCTTCAACCACTGTCTCCGGTCAACCAGGGGCGAGATCTCGTCCGGAAATATCTCACCGCGGGCGGAAACGGCAACCCGATCGGCGAACCGACGACGGTGATGTTGCGACGAGAGACCCTCTTCGCGGCCGGGGGCCTCCCCCCAGAAGTGCCGCAGTTGTCCGACATCGACACCTGGCTACGGGTCCTGTGTCGCAGCGAGGCGGCATTCGTCGAGAAGGAACTCTCGGTGCGTTGGCACCACGCGGGTTCAGCGACCGACCAGTTCGCCGGGACGACCACGCTCGACAAGTTGTGGGTCCTCTCAAGCCTCATCCGCTCAGACACGCTGGGCTCGGCACTACGCCTGTGGGCCTTCGCCATCTGGCTGAGAACCCTTGCGGCACTTCCCAAGATGATGCTTCAAACACCTCGCGAACTGAGATCGAAGCGTTTCGGAAGCTTTAAGGCCAATCTGCGATACGTCGGCAAGGGACGCCGTATTCGACTCAAAGAACTCACCCTGACGTCAGGTTCATCGACGCGTGCCGCCGCCTCTAGGAGAACCGCCTTGCCCGAGAACCACACGCGGCCGTCGCAGGGCGTTCACGTCGATCCGACCCTCAACCCGCTGCCCACTCGGGCCTGGCACCCGGACATCGCGGTGGCCCTCGAGAGTCCCGAAATGGCCACCTATCGGTCCGTGCTGACAGTGGGCGATCAGGATGTGCGTACCTCGATACTGCAGGAGCTATCGGAGTACCACGGTTACTCCGCCGACGAATGCTTGAAGCGCTGCCTGCACTGGGAGGATTGGAGCGTCGAGGAGTGGGCCGCCGCTGATCGCTCCACTCCCGAAGGGATCCAAGAGTTCTATCAGTCCGTCCAATCCTGGGCATTCGACCTCATGTGGTACGCGTACCTGCAGTCCACGGGCGACGGCTATCCAGCTTCCGTGATAGCCGCGCGGTTCGCGAGAAACATGGGGACGGGCCGCGACCACCTGGATTTCGGCTCCGGCACGGGGACGACCGCTCAACTGTTCATGCGCCTCGGTTTTCGCACCACGCTGGCCGACATCTCCGACCCGCTGTTGAAGTACGCCGCGTGGCGCATGGAACGGCACGGCGAACTGGCGCCACAGATTCATCTGACGGCCGAGGAACTGCCAACGGATGCTTATGACGTCATCACCGCGCTCGATACGTTGGTACACGTCACCGACTTCGACGCGACGGCCCGTGACCTGCATCGCGCCGTTCGCCGCGGCGGCTACTTGCTCGCGAACTTCGACATCCGCCGGGACGGCGACCATGGCTCGCAGTGGCATCTGTACCACGACATCTACGACATCGAGCATCGCCTCCGTGCCGCCGGCTTCGTCCGCACCCATACTTTCGCTGGCATCACCAGCTGCTACCGCGCAGTGGATCCGACGCGCGCCACCTTCAAGCTGGCAATGGCAGCCGATACCGCCGGCGTGCAGTTGAAGCGCGCAAAGGACCGCAGCCGGGCAAAGCTAGGCGCTGCCCGGAGGAGTCTGCGAAAGATGCTCCGCGGCAGTTGATCCGGTCGCCCACGGCCCGCTCCAGCGGCCTCCGCGACCTGGACGTCAGGGTTGGGCTCGGGTCGAGTGATTGACGCCCGTGGCTTCGGAGAACGCCAGCAGGCAGCTTCGTGCTCGCCGCACCGTGGTGACAGTCGCCCTCGAGCGCCATCACCACCTGGTTCACGCGTGTCCATCGGACACGCTTCAGTCGGTTACTGCCCGAGGCGAGCAGGTTCGGATCGCGACCTGTCCAGGCTCGAGGCATCGCTGCCCGTCGGGCGTGAGATTCGGTATGCCACCGCCGACAACGCGATCAGCACCCACATCAACGTCCAGATCTGCAGGAAGCCGGCCATGTCGAGAAACAGACTCACCACGGTGTACGCGGAGAACGCCGCGGCGATGCCGATGAACAGTTGGGCATGTCGTGCGTCCCCTTGCGGCCCGCGCGCATTCCTGAACGCTCGGAACGCAAGGACGAGCGTCATGCCGACCAGCAGCAGATAGGCGAGTAAACCGAAGACACCCGTTTCGGAGAGCGCCTTGAGGTATTGATCATCCAGCGTCGGCACTCCTGCGCCGGAAGAGCTTCCACCGGCGGCGCGTGCGTACATGCCGAACGGCGTGATGTCGAAGGGCAGAGCGCTCGTCACGGCTGCCCGCTGCGCGACCGAACTGTCGGCGCTGAAGATCGTCACGTACTTGGAGATGAAGGGCACCTGCAACAGGACCGCGGCGGTAACGAGCCCACCGCCTACCGCGAACACGGCCAGCGTTCGACGAATCGGCCAGTAACACGCCATGACGGCGAGTCCGATCACCAACCCGACTGCACCCGAACGGGAGAGAGTGACGGCGACGCCGGCCACGATGACGGCCGAAGCCACGGCCCAGGGCCACCAACGCTTACCTTCGGCCCGCAGGCTGAGTGTCACGGCGAGCGCCAAGAGGAAGATCACCGTTAGCACACATGCGAGTTCCAGTGGGTGAGAGGCACTTCCCTGCGCCCGGATCATGCCCCCGCGAAATACGTCATCGACCGTGAACGGGATGCCCGCCCCATCGACGAGCCCAGGAATGCGCAGCTGGACACCGTCCGCATTGCCGGTGAGACTCGTCAGGAGCGCCAGCGTCGCGCTCACGACGCCACCGGCAACCAATCCCCTGATGACTCGCAGCAACCCGTCATATCCGTGAATGATGCTCAGAAAGAAGGGGACGACCAACACGAGAAGAACTTGAGCGACGAAGATCGGATCGGTGTTGGGTGCCTGCGCCGGACGCGTCATCTGGGCGCCATAGGCCACGATCACACTCAGTGCATAGATCGTCAGAATCGGGCCTAGCGCTGCCACCCGGTACCCGGACCGTTGCCCCATCAGACGGGTGAGCACCCACAAGCCCGCCCCTGCAATCAAAATGAAGCGCGCCGGGCTGAGACCCAATGGAACGAGCGGAAGTAAGTCCGTCTGCCGCAACGCGATCAGCAGGAATGCGGCCACCGTCAATATCCACGAACCTACTTCGGTTCGGGGTGAGCGAACCTCTGGCGGCAGCACGTCGACCGTACCGCCCGCATGTCCCGTCGTCATCTTGGTAATCCCTTGCAGCCGAGCGCGAATCGTATGGAGCGGCGTCGCTCCACGAGTGCTGCGCCATACTTCGAACACAACGGTGACAGGAAGCCGACGATGAAGAACACGGCCATCCCGACATGCCACGGATTCACGCCATGCGATGAACTGATCATGGTTTCATCTGTGCGCTCACTCCGACCAGCCAGCTGACTCCTGGACGTAGTGTCCGTTCCTCACCAGCTGGCGAGTGCTCTCTTCGAGCGGCGGGTGGGCGTCTTCTGCAAGCGGGTGAGCGATTTTTTCCTGGGGCTCGTCCTGGCGCTCTTGCGCAGCACCCTTGTCATCGAGATCGCCTGTCCTGGAACGACGTCGACGATCAAGGATGGCGTCGACACCCCACGACAAGAGCAGACCGGCGATCAGCGCGGCCGCAGCGAAGCTGGCTGAAGCACGTACCTGCTGCTTGCCGACGCCCGACGACGTGTCCTGCGGAGGCACGATCTCCTGCAGCTTTGCCATGTTCGTCGGTTCACCGACCGTTGCGTCGATCTGCAACTGGTTGAGTATCTGGCCTGCCTTGATGGCCAACCTCTGCGCCCCGGCATGTGCGCTCTGCTCGTCAGGACCCGTCACGTCGAACTGAATCACGGAGGTGGGCTCGGGAAACCGCAGATTGTCCCGCAGGTTGGTCACCGAGTAACCGGTCGCGCCGGCGCCCTCGACGAAGGCCGCGGCGTCGCTGGACTGGAGCGCAACCACCAAGGTGCTTGCCAACTGGGTGGTTCGGTCGGTGAGGTTCAGCATCGGGTTCGGCACGGATGCGTCTTCGAGGTACCAGGGCGGAACCACCAAGACGGACATCTGGCTCTGGGCCTCGCCGTTAGTGCTCTGAAATCCCGCATATCCTGCAACGGCAGCGAAGGCGATGATGATCACCAATACGATCGGTCGCCGTATCAGTCGTCGCCACAACGTATTGAGACTCATGGCTCTCCTGTGCGTTTTGGGCCGAAATGACGTGTTTCATGACAGACGATAACACGTCGTGCTGCCGACAGCTAGTTTGCTGGAATCGCATGAGCAACGACACAGTGGTGATTTGAGCCGAACGCGGGCCGGTTCGCGGGCCATGGGATGCCCAATAGGTTCGTGACAGCGCCAGGACGCCGCTCACACGGATTGCCGGCGCACCGGAAAGATGGTGTTCACTCCCCCGCGGGAAGGTCAGGGCCGGCTCGAGACCTCGAACGTCGATCCTGTTTCCGTCTTGTTCGCCACCGCCCAAGCGGCAGCGTCGTCGATCGTGTAAGGCTGCCCGTTCTGCATCAACGTGCCCGCCGCGAGCTGGACGTCATTGTCGGAGAACACCCATCCGGCAGGATGTGGCGCCGCAGGGGCGTGATAGACGTAAGAACCCTGTGCACCGCGCACGCGATTCTTCGTCAGCACGATGTCCGCCGGAAGGTCCCAGCCATAGGAGATGAACTGCGCTCGGTTCTCCTGGTCCGGCCGGGCAGGGCCGCCCCATCCGCCTCCGCCCTCCACGAAGTCGTTGTCATCGATCAGGATCTGGTGCAGGCCGCCGCCGGGCTCTTCGGTCCAGAATTCGATGTTGTGCGAGTTGTCGTGAAAGTAGTTCCGAGTCACTCGAACGTTGGTGGTCGTGCCGGATCCTTGACACGTGAAGGCCGAGTCGTAGACGTCGTGAACCTCGTTTCCCTGCACCAGCCAATCCGCGCAGGAGTCGAGGCATTCAATGCCATTGCCATACCGGACTTTGTCGTCGGCGTAGCCGATCAGGTACGAGCCGCCGATGTGATGGATGTAGTTGTCGAGCACGCGCACGTTCACGATCGGGTCGTCTTCGCCACGGATGGCATGGCCACCGCAGTCTCTCATCTCGATCCCGTCGATCTCGGTGTTGGAGTGCAGTCGAATCAGGACGGAGTCGGGAGCGGCCCGTAGATCGGGTGCCAACGCAGAGGGGTTGCCTGTCGACTGCACGTACAGATAGGTGTCGTCGTCGTCGTAGAAATCCCACGGCGCCCGAAGGTCGGCAAGTGCCTTCTTCTTCGCCGCGTGGATGGTGGTTCCGGTAGCCAGGAAGCCGACGTTCGTCCCTACTTCGGCCCACCCACCGTGCGCCGTTGGATCGTTGAGGTTGATCCGCCAGACGTTCGGTGCCGTCATCGTCCACGCGGCAGAGTTGTTCAGGATTTTCGCGCTGGTGATGACGGGCATCGCGCCTTCGCCGTACGCGCCGATCACCCACCGCCGAGAACCCTCCGGCGTGGGGACCCGATCGATGATCCCGAAGTACTCCCCACCGCGCTGGAACAGCAGCTGGTCACCGGCTACGTACGTCTGAGCCATCGCCCTGGCGATTGTGCGCCACGGCTTGTCGAGAGTGCCGGGATTGCTGTCGTCGCCATGGGGTGAGATGTGGAACGCCGTGTGGCCGGGAGGTGGGACCGGTGGCGGCAACGGAGCCGGGGCGGCGTTGCGGGTGGGTTGGGTGCCGTGCTGCGTGGTGTGGGCTCCGAAGATCGCGAGTCCTGCGAAGAGGACGACGACGATGACGACACCGAAACCGAAACGGAGGCTACGCAGGCGGCGTCGCGGCGGCCGTAAGTGCTCGGGCATGGAATTCGATCGAGCTCCGGTTGGTGGTGCTGTCAGGAGGCTGCATGACGTAAAGCCAACGCACCCACGTATTCACGCAGTCACCTACATCATGGCGCAGAATCCGTCGGGATGCGGACGCCTGGGATCACCTGACAGAAACCGCTAACTACGGGCTCGCGCAGTAATTGATTAGGTTTTTGTGTTGGGTTCGTCCACACTTGTGGTAGGACGCTGCCTGATGTGGACTCCGATCCGGTCGCCGCCCGTTTGTTGTTGATCCGCCCGCATCTGGATGGGCGGGCGTGGCGGTTGTTGCTCGGCGCGGAGGCCAAGGTGCGGGGTCGGGGCGGGATCAAGGTGGTCGCTGCGGCCGCTGCGGTGCATCCGGATACCGTGGCGGCCGGTGTGCGTGAGCTGGAGTCCGGCGAGCCGATTCCGGGGCGGGTGCGCCGGCCGGGTGCGGGGCGCCCGCCGATGGCGGTGACCGACCCCGATCTGGTTGCCGCGCTGGAGGCGCTGGTGGATCCGGTCTCGCGGGGCGATCCGGAGTCGCCGCCACCTGCCGCCGGGCACCTCCAAATGGAATCGGATCGAACACCGGCTGTTCTCCGCGATCAGCCGCAACTGGCGCGGACGACCCCTGGAATCCCACGAGGTAGTCATCGAAACTCTCAGGGCGACAACCACATCCACCGGACTGACCGTGAACGCGGTGCTCGACGCCGGCACCTACGCCCGTGGAATCAAGATCACCGACAAGCAGATCGCGGCCCTCGAAGCCACCCAACTGCACCGTCACGAGTTCCACGGCGACTGGAACTACACGCTCACAGCCGACCACATTGCGACACGCCCAACAGAACCCACCTAATTACTGCGCGCCCCCTAAGCCACGGGGGCGTGAGCGGTGACGTCCTCGAAGATCTCGAGAAGCCGCCTGGCGGCGACGGGCGAGTCGTAGTGGTTCCGGTAGTGCTCTTGCGCCACCTTGCCCTGGAGAACCGCTTCCTCGGGATCGGCGAGGGTGTCCATCGCGCGGGAAAGCTCCTCGACGTCGTCTATTCCGGTGACACTTGCCCCGTGCGGCTGATATTCAGGCAGCGCTCCAGCGTTGGATGCCAGCGTCGGAACGCCCAATTGCATCGCCAACACCTGAACTCCACTCTGCGACGCACTGCGATAGTGCGCGATCGACCCCTTCGCCCGCGCAAGCTGCTGGAGGACTTCTCGGTATTGGAACTCCGACTGCTGCCACCGCACGTGCTTCGGTAGCGGACCGGTGAGGTCCCCGCTTCCAAGCAACACCAACTCGTCGCCCTGCCAGGCGGGGCCGCGGGTGTGGGCGTCCCAGGCGGCGAACACCACGTCGTGATTCTTGTAGGGCTGCTGCCTACCGATCAGGAGAAAGTTCTTCCGGTCCTCGGCGGGGACGAAGGCCGGCATCATCGCCGGGGCAAGATCACTGATGAGGGGCGCGACGTAGAGGGGTTTTTGTGCCCGTTCCTGCGCGCGTAGGCTTTCGGCGACGTAATTACTAAAAACTATGGTTGCGTCGGCTTTTTCATC is drawn from Candidatus Mycolicibacterium alkanivorans and contains these coding sequences:
- a CDS encoding acyltransferase, with product MIVGDRVTIKNRVLLFEGVTVEDDVFLGPGVIFTNDLHPRASIKRSGAELSTTLVRRGATLGAGVVVVCGISIGEHAFAGAGSVLTRDVPPYAFVVGNPGRIIGWACECGLRLPESLACPCGRDYVLGDMGLARRTEHVV
- a CDS encoding Gfo/Idh/MocA family protein, with product MKQRYRIAVIGAGYWGPKLVRNFGSSPDWDLVAVCDLDERRARAIVGPRSTVEIETSVERLLARDDIDAVAIATPADSHAALTLAAFDAGKHVVVEKPLAPSSAEAARMIEAGAAAGLTLMVDHTYCYTPAVEYIHDIIAKGILGHVLYVDSTRINLGLVQPDVDVFWDLAPHDLGILDYALSGALTPDHVSATGADPLGAGKACIGYATIPLGNRAVAHVNVNWMSPTKIRRMVIGGSHRTLVWDDLNPHQRVAIHDRGIDLAASRDVGDVDKRRTAAVSYRLGDITVPALPETEALSSMVTEFAAAIREQRPPRTDGMAGLRVLSVLEAISESLTGHGQPVRPVQADLLLNGVLS
- a CDS encoding right-handed parallel beta-helix repeat-containing protein, producing the protein MPEHLRPPRRRLRSLRFGFGVVIVVVLFAGLAIFGAHTTQHGTQPTRNAAPAPLPPPVPPPGHTAFHISPHGDDSNPGTLDKPWRTIARAMAQTYVAGDQLLFQRGGEYFGIIDRVPTPEGSRRWVIGAYGEGAMPVITSAKILNNSAAWTMTAPNVWRINLNDPTAHGGWAEVGTNVGFLATGTTIHAAKKKALADLRAPWDFYDDDDTYLYVQSTGNPSALAPDLRAAPDSVLIRLHSNTEIDGIEMRDCGGHAIRGEDDPIVNVRVLDNYIHHIGGSYLIGYADDKVRYGNGIECLDSCADWLVQGNEVHDVYDSAFTCQGSGTTTNVRVTRNYFHDNSHNIEFWTEEPGGGLHQILIDDNDFVEGGGGWGGPARPDQENRAQFISYGWDLPADIVLTKNRVRGAQGSYVYHAPAAPHPAGWVFSDNDVQLAAGTLMQNGQPYTIDDAAAWAVANKTETGSTFEVSSRP
- a CDS encoding NAD-dependent epimerase/dehydratase family protein yields the protein MSNLAGASVLVTGAAGTIGSTVVDQLLDAGVGHVRILDNLVRGRRENLAAALEDSRTELVIGDIRDVDVVHDVTKGCDLVFHQAAIRITQCAEEPRLALEVLVDGTFSVLEAAAQHGVDKVVAASSASVYGMAEQFPTGERHHHHNNDTLYGAAKSFNEGMLRSFHAMNGLRYVALRYFNVYGPRMDVHGLYTEVLVRWMERIADGQPPLIFGDGRQTMDFAYTEDIARANVLASASDITEGVYNIASQVETSLNDLAKALLRVMDSDLSIEYLPPRAVNGVVRRLADTSAARRDLGFSTQVSLEEGLRRLVEWWAPQRDSIAFSRSAPV
- a CDS encoding glycosyltransferase, which gives rise to MLADTRLGRATAVEVTSEASQPRGPVEGTPRQECVDSPSVKGLDEGVITPKVSVCIPVYNSVDTIERCIESVLAQTYPNFECLVIDDHSVDGTAEAVAAFTDPRVRLVRNDTNLGMIGNHNKCLRIARGDLIQFVGGDDWLLPQCLESLVPAFESPNVGMAFARRRVETTNTWWKEHYGILDGPLQPLSPVNQGRDLVRKYLTAGGNGNPIGEPTTVMLRRETLFAAGGLPPEVPQLSDIDTWLRVLCRSEAAFVEKELSVRWHHAGSATDQFAGTTTLDKLWVLSSLIRSDTLGSALRLWAFAIWLRTLAALPKMMLQTPRELRSKRFGSFKANLRYVGKGRRIRLKELTLTSGSSTRAAASRRTALPENHTRPSQGVHVDPTLNPLPTRAWHPDIAVALESPEMATYRSVLTVGDQDVRTSILQELSEYHGYSADECLKRCLHWEDWSVEEWAAADRSTPEGIQEFYQSVQSWAFDLMWYAYLQSTGDGYPASVIAARFARNMGTGRDHLDFGSGTGTTAQLFMRLGFRTTLADISDPLLKYAAWRMERHGELAPQIHLTAEELPTDAYDVITALDTLVHVTDFDATARDLHRAVRRGGYLLANFDIRRDGDHGSQWHLYHDIYDIEHRLRAAGFVRTHTFAGITSCYRAVDPTRATFKLAMAADTAGVQLKRAKDRSRAKLGAARRSLRKMLRGS
- a CDS encoding O-antigen ligase family protein, whose product is MAAFLLIALRQTDLLPLVPLGLSPARFILIAGAGLWVLTRLMGQRSGYRVAALGPILTIYALSVIVAYGAQMTRPAQAPNTDPIFVAQVLLVLVVPFFLSIIHGYDGLLRVIRGLVAGGVVSATLALLTSLTGNADGVQLRIPGLVDGAGIPFTVDDVFRGGMIRAQGSASHPLELACVLTVIFLLALAVTLSLRAEGKRWWPWAVASAVIVAGVAVTLSRSGAVGLVIGLAVMACYWPIRRTLAVFAVGGGLVTAAVLLQVPFISKYVTIFSADSSVAQRAAVTSALPFDITPFGMYARAAGGSSSGAGVPTLDDQYLKALSETGVFGLLAYLLLVGMTLVLAFRAFRNARGPQGDARHAQLFIGIAAAFSAYTVVSLFLDMAGFLQIWTLMWVLIALSAVAYRISRPTGSDASSLDRSRSEPARLGQ
- a CDS encoding glycosyltransferase family 4 protein, producing MLLLAPWLRPIARIHAENLQSLGAEVMLVTSNLHFESDEARSYETVLLGRPIPWSGWLPFIEAYRAAQRFQPDVVVTEMFRDPRWRLLAGLAPRIRMVHDDKPHDATHVAPWWNRMFFDRWDEKADATIVFSNYVAESLRAQERAQKPLYVAPLISDLAPAMMPAFVPAEDRKNFLLIGRQQPYKNHDVVFAAWDAHTRGPAWQGDELVLLGSGDLTGPLPKHVRWQQSEFQYREVLQQLARAKGSIAHYRSASQSGVQVLAMQLGVPTLASNAGALPEYQPHGASVTGIDDVEELSRAMDTLADPEEAVLQGKVAQEHYRNHYDSPVAARRLLEIFEDVTAHAPVA